The region CATCGCAGCCCTCCAGCTTGGTACTGGTGGGCATCATGGCCAGTCGCGAGAGACGGAGTTGGGGGCTAACTCTTGCGCGCTGCATTCGCCCGGTGCCGCAGCACTTGCTTGTGCAAGTCGCTCAGGTTCTCAGGCGTGTAATGCGGGTCCAGCCGTTCGGCGATCAGCCAGAGCAACCGGGCAGGCGGATTGCTGTAGCGCAGATCGTAGGGCGGCGGCGATTGGAAGTCGTCGCGGCCGAAGCGTGGGCTGAACCGCTGCCCATGCCGGTCCCCAACGTTGGCCTTCCACCACCGTTCGAGCGCCACCACCACCGGATAGAGCGGTGGGATCGGCGGCGGCTGGTCGAGCCGGGGCGCACCGCCTGTCCGGGTCTGCCTGTTCTGGCCGGGGTTGCCGTCTGCGCGCCCATAGAAGGCATCGAAGAACGCGGCCCAATCGGTCGGCTGGTCGTCGCCATAGTCGTAGCCTGGCTCGGGCTCGTCGGGGTCGAGGTTGCGCTGCAAGTCGCGGTTCGGCGGCGCGATGTTCCGAGCCTCCCAGTCGTCGCGGGCGACCTCGTACCACTCGGACACGTCCGCAATGAGCGCGGCCAAGGCGGAGAGGTGCGGGCCCAGGTCAATGCCCGGCCGGGGCTCTTGCCGCCAAGGACCGGCTGCCGTGCCGCCTCCACGATGTGCGCCGCCAGCGGCCGGAACGCCTCGGGCTGATACATCGGCTCGGGCTGTGGCTCCCCGCTCATTTCAACACACCCATGATGTGCGCGCCGTAGGCTTCGAGCGCGGCACGCTTCTCGTCCAGATAGTCGTGCTTGTTGTAGGTGCGCTGCAAGCCCGGCTTGGCGTGGCCCAGCACCGCGTCGCGCACCTCCTGATTGAAGCCCAGCCGCGCAAGCCGGGTTTCGCAGGTGCGCCGGAAGTCGTGGACGACGAACGGGGGCAGCGTCGCCTCAGGGTCCTTCCGGGCCTTCCGCAGATGCTTCAAGGCGAGCTCGTCCAGCCGGGCCTTCGCTTTCGACCATCCCGACACCGGCCGCTTGCCCGCCGTGGTTGAGAACAGGAACAGCTCGCCATCGGGCGTGGCGTCCTCGTCATCGTCGCTCACCCAGGTCGGCAAGCCAGCGGCGAAGTCCCACGCGGGCCCGGTGAGGGGGACGATATGGCCGCGACGGCTCTTGAACGGCTCCATCGGGATCGCCAGCCACCGCTCTGCCGCGTCCAGTTCGCGCCGCTGGGCATCGCCCCAATCGCTCTTGCGCTGCCCGGTCAGGATGAGGAGCTGGAACAGCCGCCCGAACGGGTAGGCCATCTCGTCGGCGGCCGCCCACACGGCGCGCAGCTCCTCGTCGGTCAGGGCGCGCTCGCTCACCTGCAAGGTCAGGTCGCGCCGTTTCATGCCTGCCATCGGGGAGGCGGCGACGAGCGACTTTTCGGCCGCGTAATTCATCAGCCGGGACATCATCTTGCGGACCTCGCGGGCGGTGCCGTGGCGGTCGGTGGCAACAAGGTCGTCCAGCAGCTTGTGAATGTCGGCTTGGCTCACGTCTGCGATCGGACGGTTGCCCAAGGTGGGCCAGACGTAATCGCGCAGCACCTGCTCCATCCGGGCCACGTCTCCACCTGCTTCTTCGCCAGCTCCACCATGCGCTTCGACACGGCCTCAACGCTATTGGTGTGGCGCAGCAGGTTGGCCTCCCGGCGCTCCGGGCGCGGGTCCTTGCCTTCCAGTGCCTGCCGGATGATGCGCCCGGCTTCCTCGCGCGCCGCTGCCACGCCAATCGCCGGGTACTGCCCGATGGTGATGCGCTTCTGGCTGCCCTTGAGCGGGCGGCCGGTCGGGCTCACCCCGCGCTCGCCTGGCACCTTGTAGATGACCGACCACGACTTCACGCCCGTCTCGCCAATGCGGAGTACGAGCCCACGCTGGACCGCATCCCCAATCTCGCGACGGCCGCCGCGCGGTGCGGACAGCCGCGCCACACCCTCCTCGGTGAATGCCTTTTTGACCCCTCGTGCCATAGTTGCCTCCTAGCCGGGGAGCATCGGGGGAGCAGAATTGGACAGGTTTCCCCGGAACCGGCTGGAACGACTAGTGCCTCGAAAATCCAGCATGAGCAAGCACTTGGCGTCTCACAAAGTTTCCGCATGGAACTCGTCGGGCCGCTTGGGCATCCCCTTGCCAAGGTTGGGGTCGAGGGTTCGAATCCCTTCGCCCGCTCCAGTTTCTCACTTCATCACATTGCTGAGTTCGGGGTCAAAGTATCCCTTCGGGGAACCCTCGCGTCGATATGTGTCTTCGCGACAGGCCCAGCATCTTGCCGGTGATCACGGCGTCGGATGGGAGGGTGTGGGCCCCGGCCTGCGCCGGGGCGACGATTCTTGCTGGACGCTTCACCGGCCTCTGGCTCGCAGTCCTTGGGCCGGCCGACCGGCTGCTCACCTTTTGGGTCAACCCGGCGAAGGCCGGGATCCAATGGCTTCCCTTCTTCCTTGGTCAGCAATCGGATTTATTGCTCGATTGCTACAAGATGAACGACTCTGCCGATAACTGTGATAGGACTAACCCGTTGGTCTGAGGATTTTGAGTGACTTATCCGATTGCCAGCCCGTTATCGTGCGGGGCAACAGGAGGAGAGAAGCTCATGCAGATCAGCAGGATCGCGCTGGCTGTCGTGCTGGCGGCCACTGCGCCGCTCGGCAGCGCGGCAATGGCCGAAACCGTCACCCCCACCAGCGAACCCGCGGCCAAGGAATGGTACCCTCGCACTCTGGACCTGACCGCGCTGCGGCAGAATGAGGCGACCAAGGCCAATCCCTATGGCCCCGACTTTGATTATGCCAAGGAGTTCGCATCGCTCGACCTCGACGCGGTGAAGGCCGACATCCGCAAGGTGCTGACAACGCCGCAGCCGTGGTGGCCGGCGGACTATGGCCACTACGGCCCGTTCTTTATCCGCATGGCCTGGCACAGCGCGGGGACTTATCGCACCGGAGACGGGCGTGGTGGATCGGACGGCGGCGAGTTGCGCTTCGAGCCGCTCAATTCGTGGCCGGACAACGTCAACCTCGACAAGGCCCGCCGGCTCGTCTGGCCGATCAAGCAGAAGTACGGGCGCAAGCTTTCTTGGGGCGACCTGATGATCCTCACCGGCAATGTCGCCATGGAGGACATGGGCTTCAAGACGCTCGGCTTTGCCGGTGGCCGTGTCGATGCCTGGCAGCCCGATCTGGTGTTCTGGGGCCCCGAGACCAAGCTGCTCGACGACAAGCGGCGCGATGGCAAGGGCAACCTCAAGGGGCCATTGGGCGCGACGCAGATGGGCCTGATCTATGTGAACCCCGAAGGTCCGAACGGGGTGCCTGATCCTCTGGCGGCTGCGGCGGACATCCGCCGCGCCTTTGGCGCCATGGCGATGACCGATGAGGAGACAGCGGCGCTGATCGCCGGTGGCCACACTTTCGGCAAGGCACACGGCGCGCATAAGCCGGAGGAATGCGTCGGCAACGATCCCGGGCAGGGGAAGATCGAACAGCAGGGTCTTGGCTGGGCCAACAAGTGCGGCAAGGGCAATGCCGAGGACACCGTGACCAGCGGGCTTGAAGGCGCATGGTCGGCCAATCCGATTGCCTTCACCACGCAATACCTCGACAACCTCTATGGCTTCGAATGGGTCAAGACCAAGAGCCCGGCGGGCGCGACGCAGTGGATCCCGAAGGACCCGGCAGCAGCCAATCTGGTGCCAGACGCACACCGTCCTGACGTGCGCCATGCGCCGATCATGTTCACCACCGACATCGCGATGCGCGAGGACCCCGGCTTCCGCAAGATCACGCTGGGCTGGAAGAAGAACCCGCAGGCCTTCAGCGATGCCTTTGCCCGCGCATGGTTCAAGCTGACCCACCGCGACATGGGTCCGCAGGCGCGCTATCTCGGCAAGGATGCGCCGAAGGTGACGATGACCTGGCAGGACCCGCTGCCAAAGGCCAGCTACGCGCCCGTCGATGCGGCTGACGTCGCGGCGCTGAAGGGTTCGATCCTGTCGTCGGGCCTGACCACGGCAGAGCTGGTGCGCGCGGCGTGGGCCTCGGCCTCGACCTTCCGCGCCACCGACATGCGCGGCGGGGCCAATGGCGCGCGCGTGCGGCTTGCTCCGCAGAAGGACTGGGCGGTCAACGATCCGGCGGAGCTGGCCAAGGTGACGGCCAAGCTCGAGGAAATCCGCCTGGGCTTCAACAAGGCGGCGAAGGGCGGCAAGCAGGTAAGCCTGGCCGACCTGATCGTGCTGGGCGGCAATGCCGCGATCGAGCAGGCGGCCAAGGTGGCGGGCCAAGATGTGAGCGTACCGTTCACGCCAGGCCGCGTCGATGCGACGCAGGCGCAGACCGAAGTCGAATCTTTCAACTACCTCCAGCCCAAGGCCGATGCCTTCCGCAACTACTATGCGGCGGATTCGTTCTATGGGCCGACCGAGGCGCTGGTCGACAAGGCCGACATGCTTGGCCTCACCGTGCCCGAGACGACCGTGCTGCTGGGCGGCATGCGCGCGCTCGGCGCGAATGCGGGTGGATCGAAGGCGGGCGTGTTCACCGACCGGCCGGGCACGCTGAGCAACGACTTCTTCGTCAACCTGCTGTCGATGGACACGGTCTGGGCGAAGTCGGCGACGCCGGGGCTCTATGAGGGCAAGGACCGGGCGAGCGGTACGCCCAAGTGGACGGCGACGCCTGTCGACCTCGTGTTCGGCTCGAACTCCGAACTGCGCGCGGTGGCCGAGGTCTATGCCTCGGACGATGCCAAGGCCAAGTTCGTGACCGACTTCGTGGCGGCATGGACCAAGGTCATGAACGCCGACCGTTTCTGATCGGGTCGGCATTCAAGGCGGCGGCGGAGCTTCAGGCTTCGCCGCCGTTTGCTATTCCAAGACACCTTGGGCCAAGCGCGGTGCGATGAGGGCGCAGGCGATGAGCTGCAGCTGATGGAACACCATCACGGGCAGCAGCACGATGCCGACCGAAGCCGCCGGGAACAACACGCCCGCCATCGGCACGCCAGAGGCCAGGCTCTTCTTCGAGCCGCAGAACAGCAGGACAATGGCATCCTCGCGCGGGAGCTTCATCGCCTTGGCGGTCTGCCAGGTGGCGGCCAGGACCAGCGCCAGCATGACGAGGCAGACCAGCGTCAGCACGAGCAGGCTGACGGGCGCAACGCGCTGCCACAGTCCCTCGACAACGGCTGCGCCGAACGCAGCATAGACGACGAGCAGGATCGATCCGCGATCGACTTTGCCGAGCAAGGTTTTGTGACGGGCGATGAAGCCGCCAATCCACGGACGCAGCAGGTGCCCTGCCACGAAGGGAAGCAGCAGCTGCAGCACGATGGTTTCGGCAGAAGCCCAGGAAAACCCGCCCGTTGCCCCGCCCATCAGCACGGCAACAAGCGCAGGCGTGGCGAAAATCCCGGCGAAGTTCGAGAACGACGCGGCACAGACTGCGGCGGCCACATTGCCGCGCGCGATGGCGGTAAAGGCAATGGAGGACTGTACCGTGGACGGCAGCAGGGCGAGGAAAAGCAGGCCCGCGCCGAACTCGACCGGGAGAAACGGCAGGGCGCGAGCGGCAAGCCCAAGAAGCGGAAACAGCACGAAAGTCGTCGCCAGCACGGCAAGGTGCAATCTCCAGTTGCGGGCCCCTCCCAGATCGCCTCACGCGACAGCTTGGCACCGTGGAGAAAGAACAGCAGCACGATCCCCGCATCCGCCGCACCATCCACCAGCGGTACGAATGCGCCACGCGCCGGCAGCAGACTGGCGAGGACGACTGTTGCGACAAGGGCAAGCAGGAAGGGATCGAGCAGGGAGGCGACGCGCCGGAACATGCAAAGGACCTGCTTCAACGAAAGGGGTGCCGACCTCTTGGGCGCTCACGACAATGTGTCAAGGCAGAGGGTGCTGGCGTCCGACGCGAGGACCTGAGCTTTCGCGCGCGCAGCCGACGATCATCACAGCGAATGGTAATGGCGCACCCGACAGGATTCGAACCTGTGGCCTTTGCCTTCGGAGGGCAACGCTCTATCCAGCTGAGCTACGGGTGCAGGGCCGAGACGGCACCTAGCAGCGCCTTGGCGGGCATGCCAGCGATTTTGTGTTCCAGTTGCGCTTAGCAATTTGGGAACCGGTTGCGGGCTACGCCGAAGCCATGAACGGGGTTTCGACGTCATCAGGTGATTCGCGCGCTGCGCCGCCGCAGGCGGGCCGGGCCGAATTTGGCCATGCCGCTGGCAACGCCATGTCGATGAAGTGGTCGGCACTGCACGATGCCGCGGCCGTGGTCTGTACCCTGGCGGGACTGCAGCAGGAAATGCGCAAGCCCGAAGTGCGCAACTTCCCGGCGATCATGCGTGATACCGGCGGATGGCGCTATGATCTGGCCAAGCAGGGTGTGGACGATCTCGCCGCGATCATGGAGCCGGGACTGGCGGCCTTGCTCGCAGTTTCGGCGCGCGGGCAAACCCCCGGCCCGGCCGCAACCGCGCTTTGGCATGAATTCCTGGCATCCCGCGCCGCCTTGCTGGCGCTGGTGCCGCCTCTGGGAATAAAGCGGCGGGCCTGATCAACCGCCCCATGCGGCGCATTGGGGATCAATGCCGACTAGCTGGCGGCGCAGCGAGGCGCGCGCGAGCCGCTCCACTTCGGCCTTGCGG is a window of Novosphingobium sp. THN1 DNA encoding:
- a CDS encoding Arm DNA-binding domain-containing protein, which produces MARGVKKAFTEEGVARLSAPRGGRREIGDAVQRGLVLRIGETGVKSWSVIYKVPGERGVSPTGRPLKGSQKRITIGQYPAIGVAAAREEAGRIIRQALEGKDPRPERREANLLRHTNSVEAVSKRMVELAKKQVETWPGWSRCCAITSGPPWATVRSQT
- a CDS encoding site-specific integrase, which encodes MEQVLRDYVWPTLGNRPIADVSQADIHKLLDDLVATDRHGTAREVRKMMSRLMNYAAEKSLVAASPMAGMKRRDLTLQVSERALTDEELRAVWAAADEMAYPFGRLFQLLILTGQRKSDWGDAQRRELDAAERWLAIPMEPFKSRRGHIVPLTGPAWDFAAGLPTWVSDDDEDATPDGELFLFSTTAGKRPVSGWSKAKARLDELALKHLRKARKDPEATLPPFVVHDFRRTCETRLARLGFNQEVRDAVLGHAKPGLQRTYNKHDYLDEKRAALEAYGAHIMGVLK
- the katG gene encoding catalase/peroxidase HPI, giving the protein MQISRIALAVVLAATAPLGSAAMAETVTPTSEPAAKEWYPRTLDLTALRQNEATKANPYGPDFDYAKEFASLDLDAVKADIRKVLTTPQPWWPADYGHYGPFFIRMAWHSAGTYRTGDGRGGSDGGELRFEPLNSWPDNVNLDKARRLVWPIKQKYGRKLSWGDLMILTGNVAMEDMGFKTLGFAGGRVDAWQPDLVFWGPETKLLDDKRRDGKGNLKGPLGATQMGLIYVNPEGPNGVPDPLAAAADIRRAFGAMAMTDEETAALIAGGHTFGKAHGAHKPEECVGNDPGQGKIEQQGLGWANKCGKGNAEDTVTSGLEGAWSANPIAFTTQYLDNLYGFEWVKTKSPAGATQWIPKDPAAANLVPDAHRPDVRHAPIMFTTDIAMREDPGFRKITLGWKKNPQAFSDAFARAWFKLTHRDMGPQARYLGKDAPKVTMTWQDPLPKASYAPVDAADVAALKGSILSSGLTTAELVRAAWASASTFRATDMRGGANGARVRLAPQKDWAVNDPAELAKVTAKLEEIRLGFNKAAKGGKQVSLADLIVLGGNAAIEQAAKVAGQDVSVPFTPGRVDATQAQTEVESFNYLQPKADAFRNYYAADSFYGPTEALVDKADMLGLTVPETTVLLGGMRALGANAGGSKAGVFTDRPGTLSNDFFVNLLSMDTVWAKSATPGLYEGKDRASGTPKWTATPVDLVFGSNSELRAVAEVYASDDAKAKFVTDFVAAWTKVMNADRF